The following are encoded in a window of Streptomyces sp. SAT1 genomic DNA:
- the alaS gene encoding alanine--tRNA ligase produces MESAEIRRRWLSFFEERGHTVVPSASLIADDPTLLLVPAGMVPFKPYFLGEVKPPFQRATSVQKCVRTPDIEEVGKTTRHGTFFQMCGNFSFGDYFKEGAIKYAWELLTSPQDKGGYGLDPERLWITVYKDDDEAERIWHEVVGVPRERIQRLGMKDNYWSMGVPGPCGPCSEINYDRGPEFGAEGGPAVNDERYVEIWNLVFMQYERGEGIGKDNFEILGDLPSQNIDTGLGLERLAMILQGVQNMYEIDTSMAVIKKATELTGVAYGDAHASDVSLRVVTDHMRTSVMLIGDGVTPGNEGRGYVLRRIMRRAIRNMRLLGATGPVVKDLVDVVIGMMGQQYPELVTDRERIEKVALAEENAFLKTLKAGTNILDTAVTETKRSGGAVLSGDKAFLLHDTWGFPIDLTLEMAAEQGLSVDEDGFRRLMKEQRERAKADAQAKKTGHADMGAYREIADSAGETDFIGYSDTQSESTVVGILVDGVSSPAATEGDEVEVVLDRTPFYAEGGGQIGDTGRIKVDTGAVIEVRDCQKPVPGVYVHKGVVQVGEVTLGAKAQASIDVRRRKAIARAHSATHLTHQALRDALGPTAAQAGSENQPGRFRFDFGSPAAVPTAVMTDVEQKINEVLARDLDVHAEVMGIDDAKKQGAIAEFGEKYGERVRVVTIGDFSKELCGGTHVHNTAQLGLVKLLGESSIGSGVRRIEALVGVDAYNFLAREHTVVAQLQELVKGRPEELPEKVSAMLGKLKDAEKEIERFRAEKVLQAAAGLAESAKDVRGVAVVTGRVPDGTTPDDLRKLVLDVRGRIQGGRAAVVALFTVNNGKPLTVIATNEAARERGLKAGDLVRTAAKTLGGGGGGKPDVAQGGGQNPAAVGDAVDAVERLVAETAK; encoded by the coding sequence ATGGAGTCGGCTGAGATCCGCCGCCGCTGGCTGAGCTTCTTCGAGGAGCGCGGGCACACCGTCGTCCCTTCGGCGTCGCTCATCGCGGACGACCCGACTCTGCTCCTCGTCCCGGCCGGCATGGTGCCCTTCAAGCCCTACTTCCTGGGCGAGGTCAAGCCGCCGTTCCAGCGCGCCACCAGCGTGCAGAAGTGCGTGCGCACGCCGGACATCGAAGAGGTCGGCAAGACCACCCGGCACGGCACGTTCTTCCAGATGTGCGGCAACTTCTCCTTCGGCGACTACTTCAAGGAAGGCGCCATCAAGTACGCCTGGGAGCTGCTCACCAGCCCCCAGGACAAGGGCGGTTACGGCCTCGACCCCGAGCGCCTGTGGATCACCGTCTACAAGGACGACGACGAGGCCGAGCGCATCTGGCACGAGGTCGTCGGCGTGCCCCGCGAGCGCATCCAGCGCCTGGGCATGAAGGACAACTACTGGTCCATGGGCGTCCCCGGCCCCTGCGGACCCTGCTCCGAGATCAACTACGACCGCGGCCCCGAGTTCGGCGCCGAGGGCGGCCCCGCCGTCAACGACGAGCGGTACGTGGAGATCTGGAACCTCGTCTTCATGCAGTACGAGCGGGGCGAGGGCATCGGCAAGGACAACTTCGAGATCCTCGGGGACCTGCCGAGCCAGAACATCGACACGGGCCTCGGCCTGGAGCGGCTCGCCATGATTCTGCAGGGCGTGCAGAACATGTACGAGATCGACACCTCCATGGCCGTCATCAAGAAGGCCACCGAGCTGACCGGTGTGGCCTACGGCGACGCCCACGCCTCGGACGTCTCGCTGCGTGTGGTCACCGACCACATGCGCACCTCCGTGATGCTCATCGGCGACGGCGTCACCCCGGGCAACGAGGGCCGCGGCTACGTGCTGCGCCGCATCATGCGCCGCGCCATCCGCAACATGCGCCTGCTCGGCGCCACCGGCCCGGTCGTCAAGGACCTCGTCGACGTCGTCATCGGCATGATGGGCCAGCAGTACCCGGAGCTGGTGACCGACCGCGAGCGCATCGAGAAGGTCGCCCTCGCCGAGGAGAACGCCTTCCTCAAGACGCTCAAGGCCGGCACCAACATCCTGGACACCGCCGTCACCGAGACCAAGCGGTCCGGCGGCGCGGTCCTCTCCGGCGACAAGGCGTTCCTGCTCCACGACACCTGGGGCTTCCCGATCGACCTCACCCTGGAGATGGCCGCCGAGCAGGGCCTCTCGGTGGACGAGGACGGCTTCCGGCGCCTGATGAAGGAGCAGCGGGAGCGGGCCAAGGCCGACGCCCAGGCGAAGAAGACCGGTCACGCCGACATGGGTGCCTACCGCGAGATCGCGGACAGCGCCGGTGAGACCGACTTCATCGGTTACAGCGACACCCAGAGCGAGTCCACGGTCGTCGGCATCCTCGTCGACGGCGTCTCCTCCCCGGCCGCCACCGAGGGCGACGAGGTCGAGGTCGTCCTGGACCGCACCCCGTTCTACGCCGAGGGCGGCGGCCAGATCGGCGACACCGGCCGCATCAAGGTGGACACCGGTGCCGTCATCGAGGTCCGCGACTGCCAGAAGCCGGTGCCGGGCGTCTACGTCCACAAGGGTGTCGTCCAGGTCGGCGAGGTCACGCTCGGCGCCAAGGCCCAGGCCAGCATCGACGTGCGCCGCCGCAAGGCCATCGCCCGCGCCCACTCGGCCACCCACCTGACCCACCAGGCGCTGCGCGACGCGCTCGGCCCGACCGCCGCCCAGGCCGGTTCGGAGAACCAGCCCGGCCGCTTCCGCTTCGACTTCGGTTCCCCCGCCGCCGTGCCGACGGCCGTGATGACCGACGTCGAGCAGAAGATCAACGAGGTGCTCGCCCGCGACCTGGACGTGCACGCCGAGGTCATGGGCATCGACGACGCCAAGAAGCAGGGCGCCATCGCCGAGTTCGGCGAGAAGTACGGCGAGCGGGTCCGGGTCGTCACCATCGGCGACTTCTCCAAGGAGCTGTGCGGCGGCACGCATGTGCACAACACCGCCCAGCTCGGCCTGGTGAAGCTGCTCGGCGAGTCCTCCATCGGCTCGGGCGTACGCCGGATCGAGGCCCTGGTCGGCGTGGACGCCTACAACTTCCTGGCCCGTGAGCACACGGTCGTCGCCCAGCTCCAGGAGCTGGTCAAGGGCCGTCCCGAGGAGCTTCCGGAGAAGGTCTCCGCCATGCTCGGCAAGCTGAAGGACGCCGAGAAGGAGATCGAGAGGTTCCGCGCGGAGAAGGTCCTCCAGGCCGCCGCCGGTCTGGCCGAGTCCGCCAAGGACGTGCGCGGGGTGGCCGTGGTCACCGGTCGGGTGCCGGACGGCACGACCCCGGACGACCTGCGCAAGCTGGTCCTCGACGTGCGCGGGCGCATCCAGGGCGGCCGGGCCGCCGTGGTCGCCCTGTTCACGGTGAACAACGGCAAGCCGCTCACGGTCATCGCCACCAACGAGGCCGCGCGCGAGCGCGGTCTGAAGGCCGGTGACCTGGTGCGTACGGCCGCCAAGACGCTCGGCGGCGGCGGTGGCGGCAAGCCGGACGTCGCCCAGGGCGGCGGCCAGAACCCGGCCGCGGTCGGCGACGCCGTGGACGCGGTGGAGCGGCTCGTGGCGGAAACGGCCAAGTGA
- the hisS gene encoding histidine--tRNA ligase: MSTFKAPKGTYDLIPPDSATYLAVREAIAAPLRNSGYGYVETPGFENVELFARGVGESTDIVTKEMYAFETKGGDQLALRPEGTASVLRAALEANLHKAGNLPVKLWYSGSYYRYERPQKGRYRHFSQVGAEAIGAEDPALDAELIILADQAYRSLGLSDFRILLNSLGDKECRPVYRAALQDFLRGLDLDEDTLRRAEINPLRVLDDKRPDVQKQLTDAPLLRDYLCDACKTYHEEVRELITAAGVSFEDDPKLVRGLDYYTRTTFEFVHDGLGSQSAVGGGGRYDGLSEMIGGPALPSVGWALGVDRTVLALQAEGVELRLPPATSVFAVPLGEEARRVLFAKVTELRKVGVAADFSYGHKGLKGAMKNANRSGARFTLVAGERDLADGVVQLKDMESGEQTAIAVNEVVAELESRLG, translated from the coding sequence GTGAGCACCTTCAAGGCCCCCAAGGGCACGTACGACCTGATCCCCCCGGACTCCGCGACCTACCTGGCGGTCCGCGAGGCCATCGCCGCCCCGCTGCGCAACTCCGGCTACGGATACGTCGAGACGCCCGGCTTCGAGAACGTCGAGCTGTTCGCCCGCGGTGTCGGCGAGTCCACCGACATCGTGACCAAGGAGATGTACGCCTTCGAGACCAAGGGCGGTGACCAGCTCGCCCTGCGTCCCGAGGGCACCGCCTCCGTGCTGCGCGCCGCCCTGGAGGCCAACCTGCACAAGGCGGGCAACCTCCCCGTCAAGCTCTGGTACTCCGGCTCGTACTACCGCTACGAGCGCCCGCAGAAGGGCCGTTACCGCCACTTCTCGCAGGTCGGCGCGGAGGCCATCGGCGCCGAGGACCCGGCCCTGGACGCCGAGCTGATCATCCTCGCCGACCAGGCGTACCGCTCGCTGGGCCTGAGCGACTTCCGCATCCTGCTCAACAGCCTCGGCGACAAGGAGTGCCGCCCGGTCTACCGGGCCGCCCTCCAGGACTTCCTGCGCGGCCTCGACCTGGACGAGGACACGCTGCGCCGGGCGGAGATCAACCCGCTGCGCGTGCTCGACGACAAGCGTCCCGACGTGCAGAAGCAGCTCACCGACGCCCCGCTGCTGCGCGACTACCTGTGCGACGCCTGCAAGACGTACCACGAGGAGGTGCGCGAGCTGATCACGGCGGCGGGCGTCTCCTTCGAGGACGACCCCAAGCTGGTCCGCGGCCTGGACTACTACACCCGCACCACCTTCGAGTTCGTCCACGACGGCCTCGGCTCGCAGTCCGCGGTCGGCGGCGGCGGCCGCTACGACGGCCTGTCCGAGATGATCGGCGGCCCCGCGCTGCCCTCGGTCGGCTGGGCGCTCGGCGTGGACCGCACCGTCCTGGCCCTCCAGGCGGAGGGCGTCGAACTCCGCCTGCCCCCCGCCACCAGCGTCTTCGCCGTCCCGCTCGGCGAGGAGGCGCGCCGGGTGCTGTTCGCCAAGGTCACCGAGCTGCGCAAGGTGGGCGTCGCGGCGGACTTCTCCTACGGGCACAAGGGCCTCAAGGGAGCGATGAAGAACGCCAACCGCAGCGGCGCCCGCTTCACCCTGGTCGCCGGTGAGCGCGACCTCGCCGACGGCGTCGTCCAGCTCAAGGACATGGAGTCCGGCGAGCAGACGGCGATCGCCGTCAACGAGGTCGTGGCGGAGCTGGAGTCGCGGCTCGGCTGA
- the rpsD gene encoding 30S ribosomal protein S4 has protein sequence MANQSRPKVKKSRALGIALTPKAVKYFEARPYPPGEHGRGRKQNSDYKVRLLEKQRLRAQYDVSERQLVRAYERASKVQGKTGEALIVELERRLDALVLRSGIARTIYQARQMVVHGHIQVNGQKVDKPSFRVRPDDVVQVRDRSKEKTLFTIAREGGFAPEGETPRYLQVNLKALAFRLDREPNRKEIPVICDEQLVVEYYAR, from the coding sequence GTGGCGAACCAGTCCCGCCCCAAGGTCAAGAAGTCGCGTGCCCTCGGCATCGCGCTGACCCCGAAGGCCGTCAAGTACTTCGAGGCCCGTCCCTACCCCCCGGGTGAGCACGGCCGCGGTCGCAAGCAGAACTCGGACTACAAGGTCCGTCTGCTGGAGAAGCAGCGTCTGCGCGCGCAGTACGACGTGTCCGAGCGCCAGCTCGTCCGCGCCTACGAGCGTGCCTCCAAGGTCCAGGGCAAGACCGGTGAGGCCCTGATCGTCGAGCTGGAGCGCCGCCTCGACGCGCTGGTCCTGCGTTCGGGCATCGCCCGCACGATCTACCAGGCCCGCCAGATGGTCGTCCACGGCCACATCCAGGTGAACGGCCAGAAGGTCGACAAGCCGTCCTTCCGCGTCCGCCCCGACGACGTCGTGCAGGTCCGCGACCGCTCCAAGGAGAAGACGCTCTTCACCATCGCCCGTGAGGGCGGCTTCGCCCCCGAGGGCGAGACCCCGCGTTACCTCCAGGTGAACCTCAAGGCCCTGGCGTTCCGCCTGGACCGCGAGCCGAACCGCAAGGAGATCCCGGTGATCTGCGACGAGCAGCTCGTCGTCGAGTACTACGCCCGCTGA
- a CDS encoding MBL fold metallo-hydrolase, with product MLIAGFPAGAWGTNCYLVAPAAGEECVIIDPGHQAAQGVEEALKKHRLKPVAVVLTHGHIDHVASVVPVCGAHGVPAWIHPADRYMMSDPEKALGRSIGAPLMGELTVGEPDDVEELTDGARLELAGLEFSVAHAPGHTKGSVTFRMPETADIPSVFFSGDLLFAGSIGRTDLPGGDMAEILDSLARVCLPLDDSTVVLSGHGPQTTIGQERAANPYLRQVAAGRREHGAGEAPRRGM from the coding sequence GTGCTCATTGCCGGGTTCCCCGCCGGGGCCTGGGGGACGAACTGCTACCTCGTCGCCCCCGCCGCCGGTGAGGAGTGCGTGATCATCGACCCCGGCCACCAGGCCGCCCAGGGAGTCGAGGAAGCGCTGAAGAAGCATCGGCTCAAGCCCGTCGCCGTCGTCCTCACCCACGGCCACATCGATCATGTGGCCTCGGTCGTCCCCGTGTGCGGCGCGCACGGCGTACCGGCCTGGATCCACCCGGCCGACCGGTACATGATGAGCGACCCCGAGAAGGCCCTCGGCCGTTCCATCGGGGCGCCGCTGATGGGCGAGCTGACCGTGGGCGAGCCCGACGACGTCGAGGAGCTGACCGACGGCGCGCGGCTGGAGCTGGCCGGCCTGGAGTTCTCCGTCGCGCACGCCCCCGGCCATACCAAGGGGTCGGTGACCTTCCGGATGCCCGAGACCGCGGACATCCCGTCGGTCTTCTTCTCCGGGGATCTGCTCTTCGCCGGCTCCATCGGACGCACCGACCTGCCCGGCGGCGACATGGCCGAGATCCTCGACTCGCTGGCCCGCGTGTGCCTGCCGCTCGACGACTCGACCGTGGTGCTGTCCGGCCACGGCCCCCAGACGACCATCGGCCAGGAGCGCGCCGCCAACCCGTATCTGCGGCAGGTGGCCGCCGGCCGCCGCGAGCACGGCGCCGGCGAGGCTCCCCGACGAGGAATGTGA
- a CDS encoding ABC transporter permease, protein MGLARGALEIKQFFRQREQVVFTFAFPVVFLFLFASIFHDAVQGTGITASQLYVPAMMASGIMSTSFQSLGVSIAVERDEKALRRLRGTPMPPAAYFLGKIWLVLVTGVLETAVLLLVGTTVYGVDLPTDAVRWFHFAWIFVLGLTGCALLGIAISSVPRSAKSATSVVVLPFLVLQFVSGVYISVSTIPDWMLDVGALFPLKWLCQGLRGVFLPDSARVLEQAGSWEFGRIALVLAAWCAGGLVLCLLTFRWKDRRTG, encoded by the coding sequence CTGGGACTGGCCCGGGGCGCCCTGGAGATCAAGCAGTTCTTCCGGCAGCGCGAGCAGGTGGTGTTCACCTTCGCCTTCCCGGTGGTCTTCCTGTTCCTGTTCGCCTCGATCTTCCACGACGCCGTCCAGGGCACCGGCATCACCGCCTCGCAGCTGTACGTCCCCGCGATGATGGCGTCGGGCATCATGTCGACGAGCTTCCAGTCGCTGGGCGTCTCGATCGCCGTGGAGCGGGACGAGAAGGCGCTGCGCCGGCTGCGCGGCACGCCCATGCCCCCGGCCGCCTACTTCCTGGGCAAGATCTGGCTGGTGCTGGTCACCGGGGTCCTGGAGACGGCGGTCCTGCTGCTCGTCGGGACGACGGTCTACGGTGTCGACCTGCCCACGGACGCGGTCCGCTGGTTCCACTTCGCCTGGATCTTCGTGCTCGGCCTGACCGGGTGCGCGCTGCTGGGCATCGCGATCAGCTCGGTGCCCCGGTCGGCGAAGAGTGCCACCTCCGTGGTCGTCCTGCCGTTCCTGGTGCTCCAGTTCGTCTCCGGGGTCTACATCTCGGTCAGCACCATCCCGGACTGGATGCTGGACGTCGGCGCCCTCTTCCCGCTCAAGTGGCTCTGCCAGGGCCTGCGCGGGGTGTTCCTGCCCGACTCGGCCCGGGTGCTGGAGCAGGCGGGCTCCTGGGAGTTCGGGCGGATCGCGCTGGTGCTGGCGGCCTGGTGCGCCGGCGGGCTGGTGCTGTGCCTGCTGACGTTCCGCTGGAAGGACCGGCGTACGGGCTGA
- a CDS encoding ATP-binding protein: MPDPTSGRPPRWCGAAAGPPAEPDAFVGRRAELGALARALGAARLVTVTGTGGVGKSRLAARAAARWAADGARRGGADPEVPRAWARVDLAPLRDADFVDHAVVEALELTDHTARTPRETLLALPRVLGFTGPGEADGADRAVGADGARTATGPRLLLVLDGFEHLADACADLVAELLRRVPQVRVLAVGRRPLGVAGERLFPLDPPAEDEAVRLLIARAAQHGVSVEAADPAVREVCRRLDRLPLAVELAAGRLRTLPPARLLERLDDRFRLLTGGPRDTLPRHRTLRTAIGWSHELCTPEQRLLWARLSVFTGPFDPEAAEYVCGGHGLAADDVLDVLGELVAQSVVAREETAAGPRLRMLDTVRAYGADWLAATGDAERLRRRHRDWYVGLATWCELEWFSPRQTEVAARIETELPNLRSALEYCMTGPDEARLAQYLAGCLWFCWAGCGRLAEGRHWLARAVALDGGHEPSRLKALWVLAYVAILQGDTGPALAALQECRRVAESAASATALAYAEHRTGCLALVTDDMERAERLLRSALERYREIGELNSTVLMGRVELAMARAFQGDLADAVRLCEDVRRVCDDHGERWSRAYALYVLAYAAWHEGKLGYARDLLVDCLTDTHGFHDLLGSVLAVELLALVTVSEGDAAEAAVLQGAAGGMWASVGLRLFGSVHYNAPHELCEARARERLGDARYEARVREGAALGREAAVARALGRAGSRPLRALPGPRGQAGGGSPHTRQPAASPTRKGGETAG, from the coding sequence ATGCCTGATCCGACGTCCGGCCGGCCGCCGCGGTGGTGCGGGGCGGCGGCCGGTCCGCCCGCCGAGCCCGACGCGTTCGTGGGCCGCCGCGCCGAACTCGGCGCGCTCGCGCGGGCGCTCGGCGCCGCCCGGCTGGTGACGGTGACCGGCACCGGCGGGGTCGGCAAGTCGCGGCTCGCGGCGCGGGCCGCGGCGCGCTGGGCCGCGGACGGCGCGCGGCGCGGCGGGGCCGATCCGGAGGTGCCGCGCGCCTGGGCGCGGGTGGACCTGGCGCCGCTGCGGGACGCGGACTTCGTCGACCACGCCGTGGTGGAGGCGCTGGAGCTGACCGACCACACGGCGCGCACCCCGCGCGAGACGCTGCTCGCCCTCCCCCGGGTCCTGGGCTTCACCGGGCCGGGCGAGGCGGACGGGGCGGACAGGGCGGTCGGGGCGGACGGGGCCCGCACCGCCACCGGGCCGCGGCTGCTGCTGGTGCTCGACGGGTTCGAGCACCTGGCCGACGCCTGCGCCGACCTGGTGGCCGAGCTGCTGCGGCGGGTGCCCCAGGTGCGGGTCCTGGCCGTGGGGCGCCGGCCGCTCGGGGTGGCCGGTGAGCGGCTGTTCCCGCTGGATCCGCCCGCCGAGGACGAGGCGGTCCGGCTGCTCATCGCGCGGGCCGCCCAGCACGGCGTGAGCGTCGAGGCCGCCGACCCGGCGGTGCGGGAGGTGTGCCGGCGCCTGGACCGGCTCCCGCTCGCGGTGGAGCTGGCGGCGGGACGGCTGCGGACCCTGCCCCCGGCCCGGCTGCTGGAACGGCTCGACGACCGGTTCCGGCTGCTGACCGGCGGCCCCCGCGACACCCTGCCCCGGCACCGCACGCTGCGCACCGCGATCGGCTGGAGCCATGAGCTGTGCACACCCGAGCAGCGCCTGCTGTGGGCGCGCCTCTCGGTGTTCACCGGGCCCTTCGACCCGGAGGCCGCCGAGTATGTGTGCGGCGGCCACGGGCTGGCCGCCGACGACGTCCTGGACGTGCTGGGCGAGCTGGTCGCGCAGTCCGTGGTGGCGCGCGAGGAGACCGCGGCGGGACCGCGCCTGCGGATGCTGGACACGGTCCGCGCCTACGGCGCCGACTGGCTGGCCGCCACCGGCGACGCCGAACGGCTGCGGCGCCGCCACCGCGACTGGTACGTCGGCCTGGCCACCTGGTGCGAACTGGAGTGGTTCTCCCCCCGGCAGACCGAGGTGGCCGCGCGCATCGAGACGGAGCTGCCCAATCTGCGCAGCGCCCTGGAGTACTGCATGACCGGCCCCGACGAGGCGCGCCTGGCCCAGTACCTGGCGGGCTGCCTGTGGTTCTGCTGGGCCGGGTGCGGGCGGCTGGCCGAGGGCCGGCACTGGCTGGCACGCGCCGTGGCGCTGGACGGCGGCCATGAGCCGTCCCGGCTGAAGGCGCTGTGGGTGCTCGCGTACGTGGCGATCCTCCAGGGCGACACCGGGCCCGCGCTGGCCGCGCTCCAGGAGTGCCGCCGCGTCGCGGAGTCCGCGGCGAGCGCGACGGCGCTGGCCTACGCGGAGCACCGCACGGGCTGTCTGGCGCTGGTCACGGACGACATGGAACGCGCGGAGAGGCTGCTGCGCTCGGCACTGGAGCGCTACCGCGAGATCGGCGAGCTGAACAGCACGGTACTGATGGGCCGGGTCGAGCTGGCGATGGCCCGCGCCTTCCAGGGCGATCTCGCGGACGCGGTGCGGCTGTGCGAGGACGTCCGCCGGGTCTGCGACGACCACGGGGAGCGCTGGTCGCGCGCCTACGCGCTGTACGTGCTGGCGTACGCCGCCTGGCACGAGGGGAAGCTGGGGTACGCCCGGGATCTGCTGGTCGACTGCCTCACCGACACCCACGGCTTCCACGACCTGCTCGGTTCGGTGCTGGCGGTGGAGCTGCTGGCGCTGGTGACGGTCAGCGAGGGCGACGCGGCGGAGGCCGCGGTGCTCCAGGGGGCCGCGGGCGGCATGTGGGCGTCGGTGGGGCTGCGGCTGTTCGGCTCGGTCCACTACAACGCGCCGCACGAGCTGTGCGAGGCGCGGGCCCGGGAGCGGCTGGGCGACGCGCGCTACGAGGCACGGGTGCGCGAGGGGGCCGCACTGGGCCGGGAGGCGGCCGTGGCGCGGGCCCTGGGGCGGGCGGGGAGCCGGCCGCTGCGGGCGCTGCCGGGGCCGCGCGGGCAGGCCGGGGGCGGGAGCCCGCACACGCGGCAGCCCGCCGCCTCGCCCACCCGGAAGGGCGGGGAGACGGCGGGCTGA
- a CDS encoding DUF948 domain-containing protein: MRTVSGGEVAGILVAVFWAILVSFLAVALARLAQTLRATTKLVADVTDQAVPLLSDASQAVRSAQTQIDRVDAIASDVQEVTSNASALSTTVASTFGGPLVKVAAFGYGVRRALGGRKEDVPAKASRRTVIVGRTVPAARRGKRNNREK; this comes from the coding sequence GTGCGCACAGTGTCCGGTGGTGAGGTGGCCGGGATCCTGGTGGCCGTGTTCTGGGCGATCCTGGTCTCCTTCCTCGCCGTCGCGCTGGCGAGGCTGGCCCAGACGCTCAGGGCGACCACCAAGCTCGTGGCGGACGTGACCGACCAGGCGGTCCCGCTGTTGTCCGACGCCTCCCAGGCGGTGCGTTCGGCGCAGACCCAGATCGACCGTGTCGACGCGATCGCCTCCGACGTCCAGGAGGTCACGTCGAACGCGTCCGCGCTGTCGACCACCGTGGCCTCCACCTTCGGCGGTCCGCTGGTCAAGGTCGCCGCCTTCGGCTACGGCGTGCGCCGGGCCCTGGGCGGCCGCAAGGAGGACGTGCCCGCCAAGGCGTCGAGGCGTACGGTGATCGTGGGCCGCACCGTCCCGGCCGCGCGGCGGGGGAAGCGGAACAACCGGGAGAAGTAA
- a CDS encoding vitamin K epoxide reductase family protein, translated as MSKTTVRDVSTDPGPQSAAPGPRTAGGSRAFALLLVITGAAGLLAAWVITIDKQKILEGKLSGKTFTPSCSINPIISCGSVMESKQAAVFGFPNPMLGLVAYGIVICVGMSLLARARFPRWYWLTFNAGTLFGVCFVTWLQFESLYRINALCLWCSLAWVATITAFWYVTSFNARNGFLPAPRPLKTFLSEFTWVLPVTHCGIIAMLILTRWGSSLWA; from the coding sequence ATGAGCAAGACGACAGTCAGGGACGTCTCGACGGATCCCGGCCCGCAGTCCGCTGCACCCGGGCCGCGCACGGCGGGCGGCAGCCGTGCCTTCGCGCTGCTGCTGGTGATCACCGGTGCCGCCGGGCTGCTCGCCGCCTGGGTCATCACGATCGACAAGCAGAAGATCCTTGAGGGCAAGCTGTCCGGCAAGACGTTCACGCCGAGCTGCAGCATCAACCCGATCATCTCCTGCGGCAGCGTCATGGAGAGCAAGCAGGCCGCCGTCTTCGGGTTCCCCAACCCGATGCTCGGCCTGGTCGCCTACGGCATCGTCATCTGCGTCGGCATGAGCCTGCTCGCCCGCGCCCGCTTCCCCCGCTGGTACTGGCTGACCTTCAACGCCGGCACGCTCTTCGGCGTGTGCTTCGTCACCTGGCTCCAGTTCGAGTCGCTGTACCGCATCAACGCGCTGTGCCTGTGGTGCTCGCTGGCCTGGGTCGCCACGATCACCGCGTTCTGGTACGTCACGTCGTTCAACGCGCGCAACGGCTTCCTGCCCGCCCCGCGCCCGCTGAAGACGTTCCTGAGCGAGTTCACCTGGGTGCTGCCGGTGACCCACTGCGGGATCATCGCCATGCTGATCCTGACCCGCTGGGGCAGCAGCCTCTGGGCCTGA
- a CDS encoding replication-associated recombination protein A, which translates to MEPDLFTAAAEDRQEKDPAASPLAVRMRPRTLDEVVGQQHLLKPGSPLRRLVGEGAGGPAGPSSVILWGPPGTGKTTLAYVVSKATNKRFVELSAITAGVKEVRAVIDGARRASGGYGQETVLFLDEIHRFSKAQQDSLLPAVENRWVTLIAATTENPYFSVISPLLSRSLLLTLEPLTDDDVRGLLRRALADERGLRSAVALPEDTEDHLLRIAGGDARRALTALEAAAGAALDKGEDEISLTTLEETVDRAAVKYDRDGDQHYDVASALIKSIRGSDVDAALHYLARMIEAGEDPRFIARRLMISASEDIGLADPNALPLAVAAAQAVAMIGFPEAALTLSHTTIALALAPKSNAATTAIGAALADVRGGLAGSVPPHLRDGHYKGAAKLGHAQGYVYPHDLPEGIAAQQYAPDALKDREYYTPSRHGAEARYADAVEWTRKHLGRKRP; encoded by the coding sequence GTGGAGCCCGACCTGTTCACCGCCGCCGCGGAAGACCGCCAGGAGAAGGACCCGGCCGCCAGCCCCCTCGCGGTCCGGATGCGCCCGCGCACCCTCGACGAGGTGGTGGGCCAGCAGCACCTGCTCAAGCCAGGCTCGCCGCTGCGCCGGCTCGTCGGCGAGGGAGCGGGCGGTCCCGCGGGACCGTCCTCGGTGATCCTCTGGGGCCCGCCCGGCACCGGCAAGACCACTCTGGCGTACGTGGTCTCCAAGGCGACCAACAAGCGCTTCGTGGAGCTGTCCGCGATCACCGCGGGCGTCAAGGAGGTCCGCGCGGTCATCGACGGCGCCCGCCGCGCCTCCGGCGGGTACGGCCAGGAGACCGTCCTCTTCCTCGACGAGATCCACCGCTTCAGCAAGGCCCAGCAGGACTCCCTGCTCCCGGCGGTCGAGAACCGCTGGGTGACCCTGATCGCCGCCACCACGGAGAACCCGTACTTCTCGGTGATCTCCCCGCTGCTGTCCCGCTCCCTGCTCCTCACGCTGGAACCGCTCACCGACGACGACGTGCGCGGTCTGCTGCGCCGTGCCCTCGCCGACGAGCGCGGCCTGAGGTCCGCCGTCGCCCTCCCCGAGGACACCGAGGACCATCTGCTGCGCATCGCCGGCGGTGACGCGCGCCGCGCGCTGACCGCCCTGGAGGCCGCGGCGGGCGCCGCTCTGGACAAGGGCGAGGACGAGATCTCCCTGACCACGCTGGAGGAGACCGTCGACCGGGCCGCGGTGAAGTACGACCGCGACGGCGACCAGCACTACGACGTCGCCAGCGCCCTGATCAAGTCCATCCGGGGCTCGGACGTCGACGCGGCCCTGCACTACCTGGCCCGGATGATCGAGGCGGGCGAGGACCCCCGGTTCATCGCCCGGCGGCTGATGATCTCCGCCAGCGAGGACATCGGCCTGGCCGATCCGAACGCGCTGCCCCTGGCGGTCGCCGCCGCCCAGGCCGTCGCCATGATCGGCTTCCCCGAGGCGGCCCTCACCCTCAGCCACACCACCATCGCCCTCGCCCTGGCCCCCAAGTCCAACGCCGCGACCACGGCGATCGGCGCCGCCCTCGCGGACGTGCGCGGGGGCCTGGCCGGATCGGTGCCGCCGCATCTGCGGGACGGGCACTACAAGGGCGCCGCCAAGCTCGGCCACGCCCAGGGGTACGTCTACCCGCACGACCTGCCCGAGGGCATCGCCGCCCAGCAGTACGCGCCGGACGCCCTCAAGGACCGCGAGTACTACACCCCGAGCAGGCACGGCGCGGAGGCGCGGTACGCGGACGCGGTGGAGTGGACCCGCAAGCACCTCGGTCGGAAGCGGCCATGA